One part of the Eucalyptus grandis isolate ANBG69807.140 chromosome 10, ASM1654582v1, whole genome shotgun sequence genome encodes these proteins:
- the LOC104422602 gene encoding deoxynucleoside triphosphate triphosphohydrolase SAMHD1 homolog gives MGAYCNDDLSLSPAYSFASARDLRLSKHVHDNVHGNIFLDPLALKFIDTEQFQRLRDLKQLGMTNMVYPGAVHSRFEHSLGVYWLAGEAVQKLKDYQGLELGIDRFDIQTVKIAGLLHDVGHGPFSHLFEREFLPLVLGGSNWHHEEMSVKIVDHIVDEHNIDIDPEMVKKVKEMILASSEHSLPKGKKEKLFLYDIVANGRNGIDVDKFDYIARDCRACGLGCNFQFERLMETMRVLGDEICYRAKEYLTIHKMFATRADLYRTVYTHPKVKAVELMLVDALVKANDYLHISSYIHDPCEYWKLDDSIIKTIETAPDPELKESRDLMLRIRRRNLYQFCNEYAVPKDKLEHFKAVTTQDIVCSQKNTGVTLKEEDVAVTNVRIDLTRGRHNPLESINFFKDYESDEKFTIPDDRVSHLLPTSYQDMIVRVYAKKPELVGAISDAFENFQLKTYGIKAQVHSTPEKKKQRIS, from the exons atggGAGCTTACTGCAACGAcgacctctccctctcccccgcCTACAGCTTCGCCTCCGCTCGGGACCTCCGGCTCTCCAAGCACGTCCACGACAACGTCCACGGCAACATCTTCCTCGATCCT CTTGCGTTGAAGTTCATTGATACCGAACAGTTTCAGAG GCTTCGTGACCTGAAACAGCTTG GTATGACAAACATGGTGTATCCTGGGGCTGTGCATTCCAGGTTTGAACATTCTCTGGGGGTGTATTGGCTCGCTGGTGAAGCTGTTCAAAAGCTCAAAGATTATCAA GGCTTGGAGCTCGGTATTGATCGCTTTGACATTCAAACGGTTAAAATTGCTG GACTTCTTCATGATGTGGGCCATGGTCCTTTCAGTCACTTATTTGAACGCGAGTTCCTTCCCTTGGTTCTTGGAGGTTCCAACTG GCATCATGAGGAAATGTCAGTGAAGATTGTTGACCATATAGTTGACGAGCATAACATCGACATTGACCCTGAAATGGTTAAGAAAGTTAAG GAGATGATACTTGCCAGCTCTGAGCATTCACTACCTAAG GGCAAGAAGGAGAAGCTTTTTCTGTATGATATTGTTGCAAATGGCAGAAATGGGATTGACGTAGACAA GTTTGATTACATTGCGAGGGACTGCCGAGCTTGTGGTCTAGGATGCAACTTTCAGTTTGAGAG GTTAATGGAGACAATGCGGGTCTTGGGTGATGAGATTTGCTACCGTGCCAAGGAAT ATCTTACCATCCACAAGATGTTTGCAACTCGTGCTGATCTCTACCGAACAGTCTACACACACCCAAAAGTAAAG GCAGTAGAGCTGATGTTGGTAGATGCTTTGGTGAAGGCCAATGATTATTTACATATTTCATCTTACATTCACGATCCTTGTGAATATTGGAAG ttaGATGACTCGATAATAAAAACTATTGAGACAGCTCCAGATCCAGAGCTTAAGGAATCTAGGGATTTGATGCTGCGGATTCGTAGGAGGAATTTATACCAG TTTTGCAATGAATATGCTGTTCCGAAGGACAAATTGGAGCACTTTAAGGCCGTGACTACACAAGATATTGTTTGTTCTCAG AAAAATACTGGAGTGACCCTAAAAGAAGAGGATGTCGCTGTAACCAATGTTAGGATTGACTTGACGCGTGGAAGGCATAATCCTCTTGAAAG CATCAACTTTTTCAAG GATTATGAGAGTGACGAGAAATTCACCATACCAGATGATCGCGTTAGTCACTTGCTGCCAACATCCTACCAGGACATGATCGTGAGAGTTTATGCCAAAAAGCCTGAGCTG GTCGGAGCGATTTCCGATGCTTTCGAGAACTTTCAGTTGAAGACCTATGGAATCAAAGCACAAGTACACTCGACACCAGAGAAAAAAAAGCAACGCATATCATGA
- the LOC104422603 gene encoding uncharacterized protein At4g28440, translating to MAEAKPAMRKPVFTKVDQLRPGTSGHTLTVKVVSSKMVMQKGRPDGPQVRQTRIAECMIGDETGIIVFTARNEQVDLMKPNTIVILRNAKIDMFKGSMRLAVDKWGRIEVTETEPADFAVKEDNNLSLVEYELVNVAEE from the exons ATGGCTGAAGCAAAGCCTGCAATGAGGAAACCGGTGTTCACCAAGGTAGATCAGTTGCGTCCTGGGACTAGTGGCCACACTCTTACCGTGAAGGTTGTGAGTTCGAAGATGGTAATGCAGAAGGGCCGTCCCGATGGGCCCCAAGTTCGTCAAACGAGGATCGCTGAATGCATGATCGGGGATGAGACAGGCATTATTGTATTTACAGCTAGAAATGAGCAAG TTGACTTGATGAAGCCCAATACGATTGTAATCCTGCGGAATGCCAAAATCGACATGTTTAAGGGATCCATGAGGCTTGCTGTGGACAAGTGGGGACGTATTGAGGTGACCGAAACTGAACCGGCAGATTTTGCTGTCAAAGAAGATAACAATCTATCGCTTGTCGAGTATGAGTTGGTTAATGTTGCTGAAGAGTGA